aataataaaaatttcatatcattggcttcttttattcttttgttcttagttagttaattttttttttttcattttttttaatacagaGGTCCTCGATGGGCTAGTGTGAACTTAGGCATATTTATATGCATGCAATGCTCTGGAATCCACAGAAGTCTTGGGGTCCACATATCAAAGGTGACATACATGGTTTTCCCCTTCGTAGTTTACCCATCAATAATTGCAATAtctatttcatttcttgatgATTTCAGCTATAGAttgctcttttttttgttatcaGCACAGGATTTTAAGCACTCCATGagattatttgaattttgtgtttatttaaAGTTGCACTTCACAATCATGAATCGATTAAAgcaaaatgtcatattttctaAACATATCTATATAGTGGTTTTTAGGtaaaataaccaaaaatatttggatatCTGTGATAGTTAATGCCATGTATTTTAGAGTGCTTTTCACTCAACTGgttctcttatttttatgtattgttAAACACCAGAGGTTTTTGTGCATAGAAAGAAGATCATTTGCATTGTCGTAGTTCTAGTGGTCTGTGGACTGATAAATTTGCACATACCCAAGAATGGAATTAAAGGCTGAATAGAAAACAATTACTGCATTATGCAATTGTGGAATATGCAAGGATTTgggatttttaaatattttctgttgGCAAAGACCGACTTATTGCTCTAGACTTGTATTTTGTAGTTAGAAGACATGTTAATTGTTTCATATACTATATGATAATGTGGACttttattctttgtttttatttccttgaattttgaaatcatttttattatattttgcaggctcattaatttaaattagtgtTTTCCTTACAGTTGCATTAATGATTAGCCCTTTACATGCATGTTTCTACACAGCAAAATTTTCTAGGTTTTGGTTACCTAGCAGTCCTGACTTTTCTGGTTGATGTTTTTGgatctttttcttcaattcatggaagtaataacaaaattttctttaatatgACCAATAtactttctcttatttttgaGTTGTAATGGATATCGATTGCTACTTGTGGTTTAATTGTTTGTGTTGGCCTTTCTGTAGGTGAGATCGGCTACACTTGACACATGGCTTCCTGAACAAGTTGCATTTATCCACTGTAAGAATTCAACACCTGTATCTCtttggtgattttttttatattttgtaagcAATGTCTAAAATTGTTCTTCCATCGTGAATGTAGCCATGGGAAATGAAAAGGCAAACAGTTACTGGGAGGCAGAGCTTCCCCCGAATTACGATAGAGTTGGGATTGAGAATTTCATTCGTGCAAAGTATGGGTTTCTTATTCTGAAGATATTTCATTAAGCACAGTATTGCATATATCTGGGTCCACAAGCTGATTATGCGTCTTTTCTGCTATAATCGATTAAGGTATGAAGAGAAGAGATGGGTACCCAAGGATGGGAATCTAAAGTCACCTCCTAGGAGAACTGAAGAAAAAGTTTCTGTACAGTTGCAACGGCCTAGTGATAGAAGTGGGAACGGACGTTCCAGCAGTTCCGGGAATTCTTCTGAGAGGAAGAATGTTCCAGCACCTAGTACAAGACAAAACATTCCTGCTGCCAGGATGAGTGTGCCTGTGCCTCCTAAAGCTGCAGAACAAGTATGTCTTCTGGCGtacatttgttttatttttatatatagtttctTCCTAATGGGTTGACGAGTTCTCTAGGAATGTTTTTCATTGTTTCTGTAATGAAGTTCACCAATATGATTACTCAAGCAAAAATATTCGTGGTTGAGCAATGTAGCTTCCTACGCTTATATGTGATGATAGAACGGATAAGGTTTCTGACCTTCCTGGTATCGAAGAAAACAACTAGTCATCTTGTTTCTAGCTATGTCTAATATTGGGACAAGCAATGAAATTTTGATCCCCTACAAATTATGTCTTTCAAGCTGATGCCACTATTTTCATCGACTccgttaatattttttattgtgctTGTGCATAAagtatactctctccgtctgccattaggagtcccatttcttggcggcacgggttttaagaaatgttaagaaaagtgtgtgggaaaaagttagtggaataggggtcccacttgtatatattagttttaaatgaaatgtgagtggaatgagttagtgggaccctattaccatttatggtaaaagtgaaccgggactcctatttgcggacgaactaaaatggaaaaatgggactcctattcgcgggcggagggagtatcttttatttacACCCTTTAATATGTATGATATCATGATAAGGGTCCTTATTTGCCTTTCTGACAATAGGTAGCTCCAGCTCCAGCTGCAGTTACTGAGCAAGTGGTTCAGAAAGTAGAGACAGCTCTGACCTGCTGAACCTTCAAAGCAGGTTGAAGAGAAGATCTCTCCTCCCAAAAGTTGATTATGCAACTGATCTTTTCGACATGCTTTCTATGGATGGTTCTGGTGAAAATACTACTGGAGCTTCCAGGGGATGATAATACGTGGGCAGGATTTCAATGTATGTCTGAACTATCTTGCATGTTTTGCTGTTGGATTACAGATATGTTTTGCTTCTTTCCTATCTTTTGTGGGTTGAGGAGGGGGGAGGGGTGGCTTCAAACCTTGAAGAAATTCATACCATCTTTGTATTTTGCAATTTGGCTGCTGTTCATGTTTCTGTTTGTAACTGCAGCTGCTGATGTGTCATCTTCAACAGAAAAGACCATTCCAGCAAAACTTGATGAAAACAAATCACAGCCTGCTTCTAAAATTGAAGATCTTTTCAAGGATTCACCACCAATTGCACCTAGTTCAACAGCAGTGAATTCCCAAAAAGATGTTAAAACTGATATTATGTCtctttttgagaaggtatgtCTTGTGCCGGATTCTTGAGATGTATATTAGTCACACACCCTTCTTCCAGGCACAATCAACCCTGAAAAATCCTTAAGATAAAATAAGGTTCATacttaaattttcaaaaatgaagtaTAAGAAAGGCTAGAATTTTATGATGATGATCTGAGAGAAAACTAGACTTTCATATTGCTATTATTGCTGTCCATTGTTTGACCTATCTTTTTTGCTTTGTCATGTTGCAGACCAATATTGTTTCTCCATTCACTGCTCACCAACAACAACTTGCTATTCTAGCTCAACAACAGTCACTTTTAATGGCTGCTGCAGCAAATGCTTCTGGGGCAATGCCAAAAGCTCCTAACAACACACAAGTAGGGCTTAATGGTACCAACTTGCCCAACCAAAGTTGGCCAAATGCTGGTTACCAGTTCCCTGGAATGATGATGACAGAAGCTCAGAAAGCTGAAGTAGTGAAGTATATGCAGGTAGAAAATAAGTGATTTGTGGTGATGTATCTTTGTAAGCTGTATACATGGGTGTATGGTTTACCtacattcttatttttatgttcttATGACAGATGGGAAACATGGGACCACCTCAACCAATTGGAAATTCTTTTCCTCTCCCAACGTCTAGGTATGCGCATGAAACTTCTGTGAAATATTCAGTCGACTTATTCTTTGGGAACTTGGTTTGGATAGAGTTAACTTACTACTCCTATGTTCcagctaagatgacacgttttccttttttagtctgtcccgacacatttctatttttggaaagtttctctcttcaattaatacacctaccactttttctctccccaattaaaatattcatctctcttctctctccattcAATACTTACACCAAccatttctctctccaattaaacttAATAACCAATAACTCTTAGAATCTCGTACCAGcaaagcaatgtgtcatcttagctgggatagagggagtacttaattatGCTGGAAGATCCATCTTGGGAATATGTATCTTCATGTACTTCTACGTACTAGTTAAGATGACGTAGTGATCGATTAACTTTACTTACTTTTGATGAAATTCAACTACTTATCTTATACTTTCTACATAAGTGTGTTTTAGGGAAGAAAGCAATAGGAGTTCTAGtgctttaatttgttttcatgGTTTTTGTGTAATATATGTCACTATGGTGGAGAATGATATAGCCATATGCAATGTGTTTTAACCCAAAATGATCCACTGTTCTCTTACTCTACTGGGTGAGATATCATCGAAACTATAATATATACCACTGTaggatataaaaaaacttcCGTTGTCTGCAAtgatgtactccctccgtcccaagatattagactcgTATAccattttggggtgtcccaacatatttgagccatttctatttatggtaaaaatttattttactaccAACTCCACTTACACCACTAAACAACACCTTCTAAATtcctgtgcccaaaagaagtgggtctaatatcttgggatggagggagtaattgattAGCTTCAATAAATTCTCTTAAGTTGAATATGTAAAGTAGTAAATGATAAGTCTATTGACATGTTATACTACATCATTTGGCAGACCAAATGCAAATTTTGACTTGTTCTAGAGACATGAAGTTTCTTctctattttgttttcaagCACATGTTCCTTCTGTGCCATGGAAATAGAAACATGTTACTTTTGTATTTATGGCTGTTTTCAGTGTTCTATTAAAACTAGGCAATTAATCATGCCATTAACTCCATTCTTGTGTTGCAGCTCATATGCAATGGGAAATAATATATCTAGTAATGGCAGTATGCCCGTAGCTGGCCAACAGAATTCATCCTCACTTTCTTCAGGTTCTTCACAATCAGGAAAAGAGTAcgatttttcctctttgaCGCAAGGGTTCTTCACAAAACATTGAACATGGAAACGGCTTTTTGGACCTTCCATAGCACACACTACACAAGTAATTCAAAGAAATTCTAGCtatttgagtttttatttttcctcctGTATTTGGGGGTTGTAAACTATAGTAGGGGAGGGAAGCGATTTGAGCTTGAAGGTGTATCAGAGTAGAATTATGCTCAAAGTGTGATATTCTTTGCTAGCATGTTTTGAACACTATTTGTTCTTTTGATCTATTGATCATGAAGAAAAAGACGAAAGCGATTAGTGTAGTATATGTAGAAGATGTTCATTCTACGTTGTTCTTTATATGCTTTTGCCATAGATGGGATGACTCCTCTGATTATATCTGAGATTATGGCATGGGTTATTTGGTGTAAAGAACTATGAACCTTGTTTTCTCTTATGATGTTAACAACATAGTTGGTAGGATGTTCAAGTTACCTTGAATGCAAAATTTCGAATATATAATTCGTATTCTTGCATGACAAATAGAAtcctttttttccatttttttgtattttcgtCATGTTTCATCAGTCTATAATACATCACAAAGAGACAGACATATATGATAGATACAAATCTGAATAATCGAAATAACTCAATCATACTTTATCATACCAAATGCCTCATAAAGGATTTGATAGTACTTTATGATCTCAAACTCTAGTATATACACCCTCcaatattttttggtatgCACAATTAATACATTCATATTCCATTTCTGGACACTATCCCACCAcaatcttttcctttttttcccttACTGTCTACTCATCATGAACACTCCCTCTACCATCAAAAGTGCATGAATCTTTATTTAGCACAAAGGTAGtgcaatttaaatttacaGTTTAAACTTTTCATTTATAGTTTGAATATCCCTGAATTTTACAAATACTTTCTATTATGCTCGCATAACTAGTCCAGGatcacatgcattatattgaaattttttgatgcatttattaataaaaatctgcttatcaacatatcctaaaactgaaataaaaaattatcaaagttcatcatccgaacgtcgtcagAACATATGCGATTGAGATTTCGTTAGAATCCTCTTATAAAattgcctttaatttgatatattttttgtgaaaaataatttgaatcaagaaaattacataaatttaaaaatatttaaaatgatttagaagaaaaagaaagtaatTAGCTTTAACtaccatatataaaaattgccttttaagtttatttattaattactccctttGTTCGCAAATAGGAGgtctcattttgccattttagttcgtccgcgaataggagtcacgattcataattactataaatggtaaaaaaggtttcacatttcactcacaaatcatttaaactaatatatacaagtgagactcatattccattagctttcttccacccacttttcttaatatttcttaaaacccgtgcaggaaagaaatgggactcctattcgcggacatggagagtatttaaatttaaaatataatccatttGACATTATTTTAACCGCAATTTTCTGATCGAAAGATTtgggattaattaattagcaattaatcatGACCCATTAAAATTGACCCACAAAAAATTTGAGGTCATAAACTGCTATTAACACCAAACGAGCATAAGCACTAAATCCTTTGCTATTTTATAATGCGAATTTTGAGATTCAGCAATGTAAACGCATTGGAAATCTCGAATAAGAGAAGATTAACACAATTTAACCATCAAAATACACTATTTTTTGGATATTGCACGTTTCTTACCAGACATAAAATGGCCCCAGCTTTCCAGTATGTACCTACCATTCTTAGTTCCATATAATTATCGCACTTTTGTACATTCACAACTAGGGGTGTTTACCAGCTCACCGCATACGGCCTCCAAGTCCAAGAAAACCGAGATGCTTCATTTAGTACAACGAACCACCAATGCTGGATAAGAGCAGGTGAATCCAGAATAGATTTTCTGGCTTCTGCTTATTGTTTGTTTGACACAGACACTCACATCACCATTGTAACCGGGAACAGCCTATCTAACAGTGTGTACAACCCGCCACCGAGGAGGAGGGCACCACTGGAACATATTTAACTTCCCATATTAGAACAGGAAAAATTAACAGCCGAAGGGCAGTTAAGAGTTCCTTTTCAGCTGTAATATAATAATACCTCATAGGATTGATCCATGCTGAGAACTTGCGGAATGAAAGCAGGCTCTGCAGGTAGACATGAATTAGCATTGGCTGACAACGTAAATAGTTACAGTACGAGACTATTTAGAGGACCAAACACTAGCAACTGCATATTGTGGACATTTCTCATTCTGT
The genomic region above belongs to Salvia hispanica cultivar TCC Black 2014 chromosome 3, UniMelb_Shisp_WGS_1.0, whole genome shotgun sequence and contains:
- the LOC125215004 gene encoding LOW QUALITY PROTEIN: ADP-ribosylation factor GTPase-activating protein AGD5-like (The sequence of the model RefSeq protein was modified relative to this genomic sequence to represent the inferred CDS: deleted 3 bases in 3 codons); amino-acid sequence: MNEKAGVSKELNAKHRKILEGLLKLPENRECADCKCKGPRWASVNLGIFICMQCSGIHRSLGVHISKVRSATLDTWLPEQVAFIHSMGNEKANSYWEAELPPNYDRVGIENFIRAKYEEKRWVPKDGNLKSPPRRTEEKVSVQLQRPSDRSGNGRSSSSGNSSERKNVPAPSTRQNIPAARMSVPVPPKAAEQVAPAPAAVTEQVVQKVETALPAEPSKQVEEKISPPKVDYATDLFDMLSMDGSGENTTGASGDDNTWAGFQSADVSSSTEKTIPAKLDENKSQPASKIEDLFKDSPPIAPSSTAVNSQKDVKTDIMSLFEKTNIVSPFTAHQQQLAILAQQQSLLMAAAANASGAMPKAPNNTQVGLNGTNLPNQSWPNAGYQFPGMMMTEAQKAEVVKYMQMGNMGPPQPIGNSFPLPTSSSYAMGNNISSNGSMPVAGQQNSSSLSSGSSQSGKEYDFSSLTQGFFTKH